The Maridesulfovibrio hydrothermalis AM13 = DSM 14728 DNA window CCAGCCCTACCTTGCCGGAGAAAAAGAAGGATTATTCCCGACTATCGTTGTTGAAGATAATTAGCCTGCAAACTGGCGCAGCTACGCTTAAATTTAATTTCCAAATAAATATTATGTCGTGACCGGAAATTTTCAGTCACGACATTTTTTTAGCCGGATAATGCTTTTTTCGAGTTCTGAATAGCAGTCTGTTTGCTGGGTACAATTGACAAGAACAAACTCTGCTGTTGCATAAATATTTTTCCAGCGCGGACGCAAAGGGAGAGTTTCTGCGCAGAGATAACGATCAAGGGTTTGGGTCCGGGCGTACCCGTCCTTTTCCAAATATACATTCCAAATACCTGAATCAACAGCCAAACCTGCTTTGTCTCTTCCAGTGCCTTTTTCCCAGCATTCTATGGAATCATTCATAACTTTCACAGCAAGCTGCCTTCTATCAAGCCGCCTGACTTTACGTCTGATTACTAGCACATAGATAGTTTCACTTCCCACTTTCATCGGGCGGATAGAGATACAGGACTGCACACTGTCACCACCTGCAACGGGAAACTTAATATTATCAAGTTTTGCCGCCTTTCCTGCTGATGCCTCGTTACGCAGATATTGTACAAAATCATCTTCCCCATGATGGCCGTTTGCATGAATCATTTCGTCAAACTTCTGCCCATGAATAGTCTCCGCTGAAAATCCGCTCAAACTTTCAAAAGCATTGTTGCAAAAATCAATCACCAGATCACGGTTTACAGCTAAAATAGCCTCATCTACAGAATCGAGCATTCCTGAAAGGCGCGCATGAACCATTTTATGATCATGTTCATTCTTTTTCCAGACCTTAAGTTCCCCTGACATCTTTTCACAGCTGGATAATGTTTCAGCAAATCTGGCTGACATGAAAAGTGAGTATGAAACAATAAAAATGAACGTGCCGAACGGAGCAAAATCTACTGAGCTGAATATATTCATGTCAAAAAAGATTTCATCAAGTTCAGCGCAAACAATCGCCAGATATCCGGGAGCAAGATAGACTGCCCCTTTCCTCCTTTTGCGCAGGTCATTTATAAAACATGCAAAAAGATAAATATAAGCAGTTCTGCTGATAATAAAGTATGCAAAAACAACAGAAGAATAAGCACCGGGCGGAGCAATCAGAATGTACAAAAGGTATAATCCGCCAATGACGCTGTATACCCTGTTAATTTTCTGCCCATATTTCTGAGGAAAAAGTGAATTGTAAAAAAGTAACAGCAGAGGGATTGCAAGTCCCGCAGGAAGCAGACATATTTTAACATACCAGCCCCAGTCCATAGTGAAGAATCTGGTAACGAGAAAAGCCGAAGACGGATTGAAAACCGTGGATGTACACCAGACAAGACAAAACAGACCAAAATAAAGATTCTCCCTGTTGGATCTGCGCATCATGAATATTACGAGGTGATAAATCCCCATAATTAAAAGCGCCCCGCCGATGATCGCACCGGAGATATGACGATAATTTATCAAATCCTGAATCTGTTCAGTGCTGCCGAGCAGTATACTGGAATTAATTCCTCCTTCCTGATTATGAAAGTTGGAAACCTCCAGAACAATATCAGCATATCCGTTCACAGGAGAAAAAACAGGAGTCAGAAAATGCCTGTTCGGAATTTCGCTTTGACGGTCTTTGCCAATCGTTCCCGAAAAAGCAATTTCCTTCCCGTTCACCAGAACACGACAGACAGAAAGCACGCCGGAAATATATAACGATCTTTCACCTGAATCCGGAGGCAGTTTAACATTCAGGCGATATACCCCCTGCCCCTGTTTAGCCAGAGTAACCCCCTGTGCGGTCCTGCCTTTCCAGAGTGAAGGAATCGGGAAAAAATCTTTATTAACGCCTTCCGGAAAATTATCAAAACTCTGAGTAGCATCAACTTGATTCGAATAGAATTCCCATTCTCCATCAAGATGTGCCGGACCTTTCTGCTCAAAATCCCAATTAGAAAGGTCTAGACGGCCTTGAACAGCATGAATACCGACAGCATCGACATTCCTTTCACATCCACAAAGAAGTATCAGGAGAAGGATTGATGCAGATATGAATAACTTCTTAAAATAAGCACTGAACATATGTTAGCCTATACCGTGTTAAACTTAAATTTAATACTGCTCAGTAGCATATTCTCTTCCGCAAAATACACCCGCTATAAAAGTACTGCATTGTGAAAATGCACAACACACAAACGCTGTATATATTCATAACCAGTATTTTATCATATCTAACATATCCTAAGCTGACATCATCTTAAATTCATTTTATAATAACATCCGGTTGTCAATTATATTCCATAAACCAGCAATAACCTTCACAGACTTTCATTACCATGTGCTGCCATGCAGTCCCTGAAACAGGCTGCACTCATATTTATAACGTACCTGAACGCAATAAAGCCTTACTTTTCCCACGGCAGAGGATCGGGAAGAACCGCAAGGTCAGCATAGTCATAGCCCTCAAACTGGACAGAAAACCATTCAAAGAACTCTTCATGTTTAAAAATACACCGGCCCGCCTCAACTTTATCCCATGCTTTATCGGCACACTCTCCCATTTCCTGTGAAGCGGCTTCCATAATAGTTTTTAAATCTTCAGGGCAAAAAAAAGGAACATTATCCCGTACAAAATATCTGATTGGGAAGCCTTCGTAACTTACCTGCTTTAAAGATAGATCGCTCATATAAACCTCGTTATTCAATATTCAAAAAAATTTCATATTCAAGTCTGCTTACAACAAAAACCTGTGAAGCAGATATCAAAAGAAGCATTTGTTTTCTTGCGCAAACCCGCATCGCATTCCTCTTACTGGATAAATAGATTATGTCGATATTTCAACATATTAAATCTACGCGCGACCCTGCTTTCAAAAAACACAAAAAAAAGGGATGACTATAAACAAGCCGGGGTTTGATCTGCCCAGCCGTATCTGGTCTTAGTCCTTGATTTCAATTTTCAGTGATGCTCAAATTGACAGCCTTGCAAAGCAAGGCATAAGCGCAACGTTTTTCACTTTTAGAAGGCATAGGTTCACAAAAAATGGCGGGGAAAATATACAATGACGTATGATGATATTTTTAAGGAGATTATGATTACGCACCATAATCAGCAATTATGGTGCGTAATTTTTATACAATGTAACTATTTTTTTTCAACCATCAATTCTCGATCTGTGAGAATAACGGCAACTCCGTCTTTATTCCAGTGAAGTTCACCGTCAATCTTTTTACCGGCAGCCCCCATTGATTTCTCAACAGAAGCCTGTACTTTTTTCATGTATTGAGGTTTGAAAACAAGATCATAGCCATAAAAGAACGAATCATTAAAGCGTAGAAAAATAGACAGCAACGGAACTTCATCAAAATGCATGTCTAAATTTGTTCTTTCTCCGGTCAGGAAAATAGCCGAAGAACCTTTTTTATAGATATTTTTTAATGTCTTTTTTGAAAGATCAAGGTCCGGCAGATCTTTTTTAGCCGTATTCCATTGAATCCCTCGAAATCCGTCCAGAAAACCAGAATCACAATAGCCGATGGATGCAGATGACAACGTCGCAACGGTGACAAAACAGATAAGAAGAATTTTAATACTCTTCATATAATCAATTCTTTTTAAACAAAGGTTCATCATTTGCGATACCCCTCCGGCAGATATGAATAATCTATCATGGGACTGAGATCATGTAGCTCCTTTACAAAACCGTACCCGACCATCAATTCCTGCTGCTCATTTAAACGAGCTATGGGTTCTGCCGGCTGCAATTCTCTAAGAGCGCAAATCATACATATATCTTCTGGAACCTTGGTATATTTTGGAAGATGTTTGCGAGCTTCCATCTCGTGGTTTGTTACAAAGTCAAAAGATTTTGTTAAACCGACCAAAAACTTACGGACAATATCCGGATGTTTTGCCAGGTAGTCATCGTTAAAATACAGACCTGTGAAAATCCAATTAGGAACGATGTCATGAAATGAGGCTAAAATCCGGCTGGCACCATGCGCTTCCAGCATGGCAGCTAAAGGGTCTCAGACAATAAATGCATCCACGCCCCCTGAGCGCAGAGCAGCTTCATGCTGCATCGGGTTGTCCGGACGACCGCCCCAGAGAGGACGAATATCTTTCATCTCATAATCACCAAGTTCGACAGCACGGCGAAGCAGTGTTTTTGCTCCGATACTGCCACTGGTGGCAATTCGTAACCCTTTTATGTCTTTAAGAGTTTTGTATTTAGTGTCTACGCCGACATGAATTCCACATTTTGTTTTGGCATGGGCATGTCCGTTCCATGAAACAATTTTTATGGGGATATCTTTTTTAGCCAGCTTGCACAGGGAAGATAAGGAAATCTCCCCCACATCGATATCTCCGCGCAGGACTCCGGCAAGGACGTTTTGCTCTCCCTTGACGTGAATCAGTTCAACATTGATTCCGGCTTCTTTAAAAAACCCCTCCTCTACGCCGACATAGAGGGCAATATTATCAATTGTTCTGCCATGAACAATCTTAATTGTCGGCAAATCATCACCGGCCAATGCCGGAAAGGCTCCTATACACAGGAGACCGATCATGCAGAGGATGGTACAGAGTTTCCTCTCAACGCTCATAAATACCTCTCTTTAAAGTTACTATACAGTCAGCAACCGGGAACTCCCCGGGTTAAGCTCCTCCTAAAGACGTTTCCACATGCCAGCCGAGCATCTTTCGTTCAACCAGCCGGGCAATACGATCCAGTGAAAAACCGATAATCGATAAAACCATGATTCCGGCAAAAACAAGTTCTGTATCAAAAGTTCTCTGAGCATCAATGACCATAAACCCGAGACCTGAATCACTTGAAAGCATTTCCACCCCGACCAGAGACATCATTGAAAGGGCAGTAGAAATGCGCAGTCCGGTCATAATTGTCGGTAAAGCGGCAGGAATCAGGACATGAATCCAAAGCTGAATCTTATTTGCCCCGAGAGATCTTGCGGCGTTGATCAGTTTGGAATCAACTCCTTTGATCCCTGCTATTGTATTAAGCGCAATAGGGAAAAAGCATGACTTGAAAATGATCATTATTTTAGAAGTTTCCCCGATACCGAACCAGAGGAAAAAAATCGGAATAAGGGCAAAAGTGGAGAGAGGTCTGAGCAACTCAATGAGAGGATCAAAGATATCTTCCAGCAACTGAGACCACGCAATAAGAAGGCCGAGACTTACCCCGACAACAGCGGCAAGGGAATATCCCACAACAGCCCGCTTCATGCTTGAGCATGCATGCCCCAAAAGAACTCCTGATTGTGTAATCTCCCATAAAGTTTCCAAAACTTTAGTCGGGGCAGGCAAAAACCAGCTCTGAACCCAGCCCAGCCGGGCGACCAGTTCCCAGATAAGCAGAACGGCAATGGGAGAAAGTACTTTCCGGCAGTTTATTTGCGAAAAATAATCAGTAAATTTCTTAAAAAAATCTAAAAGTAAATTTACTTTTGGAGCTGTAACATTTTGATCTATTGAACTGCTCACATTTCCATCCATACCAGCTCCCTAAGTTTTTTTTCATATTCACGGAATTTTTCCGAACCAGTAACTTCTCTGACTCTGGGTCTCGGCAGATCAATGGAAAGCGACGCTTTAATGGTTCCGGGCCTTTTGCTCATAACGACAACTCTGTCAGCCAGATATACAGCTTCAA harbors:
- a CDS encoding 7TM diverse intracellular signaling domain-containing protein gives rise to the protein MFSAYFKKLFISASILLLILLCGCERNVDAVGIHAVQGRLDLSNWDFEQKGPAHLDGEWEFYSNQVDATQSFDNFPEGVNKDFFPIPSLWKGRTAQGVTLAKQGQGVYRLNVKLPPDSGERSLYISGVLSVCRVLVNGKEIAFSGTIGKDRQSEIPNRHFLTPVFSPVNGYADIVLEVSNFHNQEGGINSSILLGSTEQIQDLINYRHISGAIIGGALLIMGIYHLVIFMMRRSNRENLYFGLFCLVWCTSTVFNPSSAFLVTRFFTMDWGWYVKICLLPAGLAIPLLLLFYNSLFPQKYGQKINRVYSVIGGLYLLYILIAPPGAYSSVVFAYFIISRTAYIYLFACFINDLRKRRKGAVYLAPGYLAIVCAELDEIFFDMNIFSSVDFAPFGTFIFIVSYSLFMSARFAETLSSCEKMSGELKVWKKNEHDHKMVHARLSGMLDSVDEAILAVNRDLVIDFCNNAFESLSGFSAETIHGQKFDEMIHANGHHGEDDFVQYLRNEASAGKAAKLDNIKFPVAGGDSVQSCISIRPMKVGSETIYVLVIRRKVRRLDRRQLAVKVMNDSIECWEKGTGRDKAGLAVDSGIWNVYLEKDGYARTQTLDRYLCAETLPLRPRWKNIYATAEFVLVNCTQQTDCYSELEKSIIRLKKCRD
- a CDS encoding ABC transporter substrate-binding protein, whose protein sequence is MLEAHGASRILASFHDIVPNWIFTGLYFNDDYLAKHPDIVRKFLVGLTKSFDFVTNHEMEARKHLPKYTKVPEDICMICALRELQPAEPIARLNEQQELMVGYGFVKELHDLSPMIDYSYLPEGYRK
- a CDS encoding ABC transporter substrate-binding protein, which produces MSVERKLCTILCMIGLLCIGAFPALAGDDLPTIKIVHGRTIDNIALYVGVEEGFFKEAGINVELIHVKGEQNVLAGVLRGDIDVGEISLSSLCKLAKKDIPIKIVSWNGHAHAKTKCGIHVGVDTKYKTLKDIKGLRIATSGSIGAKTLLRRAVELGDYEMKDIRPLWGGRPDNPMQHEAALRSGGVDAFIV
- a CDS encoding ABC transporter permease, with translation MSSSIDQNVTAPKVNLLLDFFKKFTDYFSQINCRKVLSPIAVLLIWELVARLGWVQSWFLPAPTKVLETLWEITQSGVLLGHACSSMKRAVVGYSLAAVVGVSLGLLIAWSQLLEDIFDPLIELLRPLSTFALIPIFFLWFGIGETSKIMIIFKSCFFPIALNTIAGIKGVDSKLINAARSLGANKIQLWIHVLIPAALPTIMTGLRISTALSMMSLVGVEMLSSDSGLGFMVIDAQRTFDTELVFAGIMVLSIIGFSLDRIARLVERKMLGWHVETSLGGA